A portion of the Algisphaera agarilytica genome contains these proteins:
- a CDS encoding YbaN family protein, which translates to MPEPNSPTPVTVPLEDRPRLVRWMYAAAGGVLLTLGGIGVVVPGWPTTIFWLIAAWCFSRSCPVLQRWIYSRPRVGPVISDLLEHRRLTTANKRRAILGIWLGISLSVAVLLWLGYSPIYALALPAIAAGVSAWLHFGFSAEGRNEK; encoded by the coding sequence ATGCCCGAGCCGAACAGCCCAACCCCGGTGACGGTGCCCCTTGAGGACCGTCCGCGACTGGTGCGGTGGATGTATGCCGCCGCGGGCGGGGTGTTGTTGACGCTCGGGGGCATCGGCGTGGTGGTCCCGGGCTGGCCGACGACGATCTTCTGGTTGATCGCGGCCTGGTGCTTCAGCAGGAGCTGCCCGGTATTGCAACGCTGGATTTACTCACGCCCCCGCGTCGGCCCGGTGATTTCAGACCTGCTCGAACACCGCCGACTGACCACCGCGAACAAACGGCGAGCGATCCTGGGTATCTGGTTGGGGATTAGCCTCTCGGTTGCCGTGCTGTTGTGGCTCGGCTATTCACCGATCTATGCGTTGGCTCTGCCCGCGATCGCCGCAGGCGTCTCGGCGTGGCTGCACTTTGGATTCAGTGCAGAGGGGCGCAACGAGAAGTAG
- a CDS encoding exosortase/archaeosortase family protein — MSAITIVIAAMAVTWRGWAQIIELGVTRPVAGHVFLVPVVAVWLAWVRRKRMLLCRPSGSFPGIVIAAVGAAAYVYGDKRVYPWLFHLGAVLLPAGCLAAIMGRQVLKSYLPAFVVLLGLIPPPIAWAEQLAQPLQVATGSLTCWMYSLLGSTASLNGQHIRIGDASMRLNDVCSGLPMAMSLFLVSYGFVFGVPLRMSVRLVVLLLSPISAIVCSALALLGTFWLYGGMSQEMAGVWLQVGEWIMLLVAFLLLVGAIRGLTWASVPIRRYTLSYDQ; from the coding sequence ATGTCGGCGATCACGATCGTGATCGCGGCGATGGCGGTGACATGGCGCGGCTGGGCGCAGATCATCGAGTTGGGTGTGACCCGTCCGGTGGCGGGCCACGTGTTCCTGGTGCCGGTGGTGGCGGTGTGGCTGGCGTGGGTGCGTCGCAAGCGGATGCTGCTGTGCCGCCCGTCGGGCTCGTTCCCGGGGATCGTGATCGCGGCGGTGGGCGCGGCGGCGTACGTGTACGGCGACAAGCGGGTGTACCCTTGGCTGTTCCACCTCGGGGCGGTCCTGCTGCCGGCGGGGTGTCTGGCAGCGATCATGGGCCGGCAAGTTCTCAAGTCCTACCTCCCGGCGTTTGTGGTGCTGCTGGGGCTGATCCCACCGCCGATCGCCTGGGCCGAGCAACTCGCCCAGCCGCTGCAGGTGGCCACGGGCAGCCTGACCTGCTGGATGTACTCGCTTTTGGGGTCCACCGCCTCGCTCAACGGCCAACACATCCGTATTGGCGACGCGTCGATGCGGCTCAACGATGTGTGCAGCGGCCTGCCGATGGCGATGTCGCTGTTCCTGGTCAGCTACGGCTTCGTGTTCGGGGTGCCGCTGCGGATGTCGGTCCGGCTGGTGGTGCTGCTGCTGAGCCCGATCTCGGCGATCGTGTGCAGCGCCTTGGCCCTGCTCGGCACTTTCTGGCTGTACGGCGGGATGTCGCAGGAGATGGCGGGGGTGTGGCTGCAGGTCGGGGAGTGGATCATGCTGCTGGTGGCGTTCCTGCTGCTGGTGGGGGCGATCCGCGGGCTGACCTGGGCCTCGGTGCCCATCCGGCGCTACACCCTGTCCTACGACCAATAA
- a CDS encoding sugar transferase, producing MITPSELTTQYDDPSVPHTVWGLDAVQLHDRFWAARGVQVVRLGEPSDLVEDAELFLLTDPHSLSIFRLGQLVDTLSWLKPKVLFVRLHNTQEQGYSERVITDENDRFTRFERVYSSPDWRLGRVALTPSRELAQLWQQASDARTAWRLLRRTIPPNQRTTLSVGGCVYDRAEESQVTEFIRELVTVWKRPDATIQRASRLDQQAWGDVTGSRPDHTRFIGPVWVGAGRELSHAGSIVGPAVLWDVPEQRPEVEELQWKQIELTDVLTGPIKVRTISNVQRGLKRLFDLGFALIALLLTLPIYPLVMLAILIEDGRPFFFAHTRESRGGVNFPCLKFRTMRKDAEDIKKKLMEQNQADGPQFFIDDDPRISRVGKFLRATNIDELPQFLNVIAGHMAIVGPRPSPYKENQYCPPWREARLSVRPGVTGLWQVKRSRDAGRDFQEWIRYDIEYVENWSWRMDLYIILKTMAAFVGMK from the coding sequence ATGATCACCCCGTCCGAACTGACTACGCAATACGACGACCCCTCGGTGCCCCACACCGTGTGGGGGCTCGACGCGGTGCAGCTGCACGACCGCTTCTGGGCGGCCCGCGGGGTGCAGGTCGTTCGCCTGGGCGAGCCGTCGGACCTGGTGGAAGACGCCGAGCTGTTCCTGCTCACCGACCCGCACTCGCTGTCGATCTTCCGGCTGGGGCAGCTCGTCGACACGCTGAGCTGGCTCAAGCCCAAGGTGCTGTTCGTGCGTCTGCACAACACCCAGGAGCAGGGCTACTCCGAACGCGTGATCACCGACGAGAACGACCGCTTCACCCGCTTCGAGCGCGTGTACAGCTCGCCCGACTGGCGGCTGGGGCGGGTCGCGCTGACGCCGTCGCGTGAACTGGCCCAACTCTGGCAACAAGCCTCGGACGCCCGCACCGCTTGGCGTCTGCTGCGTCGCACGATCCCGCCGAACCAGCGGACGACCCTATCGGTCGGCGGCTGCGTCTACGACCGCGCCGAGGAATCGCAGGTGACCGAATTCATCCGCGAGTTGGTCACCGTCTGGAAGCGTCCGGACGCCACCATCCAGCGGGCCTCGCGTCTGGACCAGCAGGCCTGGGGCGATGTCACCGGCTCACGCCCCGACCACACCCGCTTCATCGGCCCGGTCTGGGTCGGCGCCGGCCGCGAACTCAGCCACGCCGGCTCCATCGTCGGCCCCGCCGTGCTGTGGGACGTCCCCGAGCAGCGCCCCGAAGTCGAAGAGCTGCAGTGGAAGCAGATCGAACTCACCGACGTGCTCACCGGGCCGATCAAGGTCCGCACGATCTCGAACGTACAACGCGGGCTCAAGCGTTTGTTCGACCTCGGCTTCGCGCTGATTGCTTTGCTGCTGACCCTGCCGATCTATCCGCTGGTTATGCTGGCGATCCTGATCGAAGACGGCCGGCCGTTCTTCTTCGCCCACACCCGCGAGTCGCGTGGCGGCGTGAACTTCCCCTGCCTCAAGTTCCGCACCATGCGGAAGGACGCTGAGGACATCAAGAAGAAGCTGATGGAGCAGAACCAGGCCGACGGCCCGCAGTTCTTCATCGACGACGACCCCCGCATCTCGCGCGTCGGCAAGTTCCTCCGCGCGACCAACATCGACGAGCTGCCGCAGTTCCTCAACGTCATCGCAGGGCACATGGCCATCGTCGGCCCGCGCCCTAGCCCGTACAAAGAAAACCAGTACTGCCCGCCGTGGCGCGAAGCCCGCCTCTCGGTCCGCCCCGGCGTCACCGGCCTGTGGCAGGTCAAGCGCTCCCGCGACGCCGGCCGCGACTTCCAGGAATGGATCCGCTACGACATCGAGTACGTCGAGAACTGGTCCTGGCGGATGGACCTCTACATCATCCTCAAGACCATGGCCGCGTTCGTCGGCATGAAGTGA
- a CDS encoding NAD-dependent epimerase/dehydratase family protein, protein MSAESSGYEIDALVFGATGFAGGALAEALAKSGKRVRILARPTSDTKAAESWGVEIVRGDLKSAEDVDAAIRGAKVVYNLASPFRDANAGLKGNRDVHVNGTNYMLDASRKYDVERVVHCTTAGVHGHNLEIPCNEDSPFNPGDEYQVTKLEGEEIFRDAMKKGFPGVVVRPASMYGIGDLRMLKMYKLIQTGKWRMVGSGKVWNHPVYADDLTQGFRLCGEHPNAVGGTYIIGGPDPIYLNDYADIVADAVGVPRPTKRVPLWPVLAASHLCLGICKPLGIDPPLHPRRVHFFTHDRNFDNGRAARDIGYNPQVTVAQGVFATADWYFEQGHLAGEKPERTPEQLAMLEHVKKSHEAMMAPDIVPA, encoded by the coding sequence TTGAGTGCGGAATCATCTGGATATGAAATTGACGCCCTGGTCTTTGGGGCCACGGGTTTTGCAGGCGGCGCGTTGGCCGAGGCCTTGGCCAAGTCCGGCAAGCGGGTGCGGATCCTGGCCCGGCCGACGTCGGACACGAAGGCCGCCGAGTCGTGGGGTGTCGAAATCGTGCGCGGCGACCTGAAGTCGGCCGAGGACGTCGACGCGGCGATCCGCGGCGCGAAGGTGGTCTACAACCTCGCCTCGCCGTTCCGTGATGCGAATGCCGGCCTGAAGGGCAACCGCGACGTCCACGTCAACGGCACGAACTACATGCTCGACGCCAGCCGCAAGTACGACGTCGAACGCGTCGTGCACTGCACCACCGCGGGCGTCCACGGCCACAACCTCGAGATCCCCTGCAACGAAGACTCGCCGTTCAACCCCGGCGACGAGTACCAGGTCACCAAGCTCGAAGGCGAAGAGATCTTCCGCGACGCGATGAAGAAGGGCTTCCCCGGCGTCGTCGTGCGGCCCGCGTCGATGTACGGCATCGGTGACCTGCGCATGCTCAAGATGTACAAGCTGATCCAGACCGGCAAGTGGCGGATGGTCGGCAGCGGCAAGGTGTGGAACCACCCGGTTTACGCCGACGACCTGACCCAGGGCTTCCGCCTCTGCGGCGAACACCCCAACGCGGTCGGCGGGACGTACATCATCGGCGGCCCGGACCCGATCTATCTGAATGACTACGCGGACATCGTCGCGGATGCCGTGGGCGTGCCGCGTCCGACCAAGCGTGTGCCGCTGTGGCCCGTGCTGGCGGCGAGCCATCTGTGCCTGGGCATCTGCAAACCGCTGGGCATCGACCCGCCGCTGCACCCGCGCCGCGTGCACTTCTTCACGCACGACCGCAACTTCGACAACGGCCGGGCCGCCCGCGACATCGGCTACAACCCGCAGGTCACCGTGGCCCAGGGCGTGTTTGCCACCGCCGACTGGTACTTCGAGCAGGGCCACCTCGCCGGTGAAAAGCCCGAGCGCACGCCCGAACAGTTGGCGATGCTCGAGCACGTCAAGAAGTCGCATGAAGCGATGATGGCCCCCGATATCGTGCCCGCATAA
- a CDS encoding exopolysaccharide transport family protein, whose product MSDELNFNAPSGTPVMQTTGDDDSSQRREKLMSLLRGRLHWAVLLSLILGGGLGYLGYSSVVPMYRSTGQVVVESEELIFDGIDDSTSKKRWYSFVARQQQMLRSQEVAERAMASDTWKSRGDEAVEWTPQQFSKAIDTEIDERNNDKNIFTISFDAPDAITAGVGNRALLDAYSEEFDYRAETRFMNRVTQLQSQVQKSEIKIKQYLAQRRTVLTDYEFNQMEADIRALTNQRIELQENLDTVRAELNSRNPIQEGMSTNPADLISNDPVLNQMQIQIDEIEDRIKVLEFGGKGPGHREVKGLSAERDVLNAKMEVRIEQLLSEDIDALIGDPEYDRLRQLEQLWHRQLADVQSRLEKLNAKQAEVADLQELIDDEQRIIDKSRDSINEINVEMDSLKGTIDIFAPGATPSSPDNGGKAKQVAVLGGMAGTGIGFGFVMLLGLLDSRLRHAGDARMGLRDTRMLGILPTLPENFADPEQSERAAHAVHHIRTLLQISNRGTARVFSVTSPAAGSGKSSLSVAMGLSFAASESKTLVIDCDLVGAGLTRRVGAVVNRSVEAILREDTVLTDDQIANAMSHAREKGTNLKDALVELGMLTKKDLQRLNRRQADSALGILDACQGRPFSECVANTGIENFNVLPIGAAKPQDAGLLSPKAIRNLIARAREEYDIVLLDTGPCLGSLEASMCAAEADATVLIVSRGDSKSMATKARDHLISVGANVVGCVFNHALEADMNSASFASIVSQERRTDPAQSLLSADPAIAARFGPLGSAVAAFGTPSKSPNGKPRRQSVANGSSNGH is encoded by the coding sequence ATGAGTGACGAACTGAACTTCAACGCCCCCAGCGGCACCCCCGTGATGCAAACCACCGGCGACGACGACTCGTCGCAGCGTCGCGAAAAGCTCATGTCTCTTCTGCGCGGCCGGCTCCACTGGGCCGTCCTCCTCTCGCTCATCCTCGGCGGCGGCCTGGGCTACCTCGGCTACTCCAGCGTCGTCCCCATGTACCGCAGCACCGGCCAAGTTGTGGTCGAGAGCGAAGAACTGATCTTCGATGGCATCGACGATTCCACGAGCAAGAAACGCTGGTACAGCTTCGTCGCCCGTCAGCAGCAGATGCTGCGCAGCCAGGAAGTCGCCGAGCGCGCGATGGCGTCGGACACCTGGAAGAGCCGCGGCGATGAGGCCGTGGAATGGACCCCGCAGCAATTCTCCAAGGCCATCGACACCGAGATCGATGAGCGTAACAACGACAAGAACATCTTCACCATCTCCTTCGACGCACCGGACGCGATCACCGCGGGTGTCGGCAACCGTGCGTTGCTCGACGCCTACAGCGAAGAGTTCGACTACCGGGCCGAGACGCGTTTCATGAACCGCGTCACGCAGCTGCAGTCGCAGGTGCAGAAGTCGGAGATCAAGATCAAGCAGTACCTGGCTCAACGCCGGACCGTGCTGACCGACTACGAGTTCAATCAGATGGAAGCCGACATCCGGGCGCTGACCAACCAGCGGATCGAGCTCCAGGAAAACCTCGACACCGTCCGCGCCGAGCTCAACTCGCGCAACCCCATCCAGGAAGGCATGTCCACGAACCCCGCGGACCTGATCTCCAACGATCCCGTTCTGAATCAGATGCAGATCCAGATCGACGAGATCGAAGACAGGATCAAGGTGTTGGAGTTTGGCGGTAAAGGCCCCGGCCACCGTGAAGTCAAAGGCCTTAGCGCCGAACGTGACGTGCTCAACGCCAAGATGGAAGTGCGTATCGAGCAGCTGCTCAGCGAAGACATCGACGCCCTGATCGGCGACCCCGAGTACGACCGTCTGCGTCAGCTCGAACAGCTCTGGCACCGCCAACTCGCCGATGTGCAGAGCCGCCTCGAAAAGCTCAACGCCAAGCAGGCCGAGGTCGCCGACCTCCAGGAGCTGATCGACGACGAGCAGCGGATCATCGACAAGTCGCGTGACAGCATCAACGAGATCAACGTCGAGATGGACTCGCTCAAGGGCACCATCGACATCTTCGCTCCCGGGGCGACCCCCAGCTCGCCGGACAACGGCGGCAAGGCCAAGCAGGTCGCCGTGCTCGGCGGCATGGCCGGCACGGGCATCGGCTTCGGTTTCGTGATGCTGCTGGGTCTGCTCGACAGCCGCCTGCGTCACGCCGGCGACGCCCGCATGGGCCTCCGCGACACCCGCATGCTCGGCATCCTGCCGACGCTGCCGGAAAACTTCGCCGACCCCGAGCAGTCCGAACGGGCCGCTCACGCCGTGCACCACATCCGCACGCTCCTGCAGATTTCCAACCGCGGCACCGCCCGCGTGTTCAGCGTCACCAGCCCCGCCGCGGGCTCGGGCAAGAGCTCGCTTTCGGTCGCGATGGGCCTGTCCTTTGCCGCCAGTGAATCCAAGACGCTGGTCATCGACTGCGACCTCGTGGGTGCGGGCCTGACCCGCCGCGTGGGTGCGGTGGTGAACCGCTCGGTCGAAGCGATCCTCCGCGAGGACACCGTGCTGACCGACGACCAGATCGCCAACGCCATGAGCCACGCCCGTGAGAAGGGCACCAACCTGAAAGACGCCCTCGTCGAACTGGGCATGCTCACCAAGAAAGACCTGCAGCGTCTGAACCGTCGCCAGGCCGACTCGGCGCTGGGCATCCTCGACGCCTGCCAGGGCCGCCCGTTCAGCGAGTGCGTGGCCAACACCGGCATCGAGAACTTCAACGTCCTGCCCATCGGCGCCGCCAAGCCGCAAGATGCCGGCCTGCTGTCGCCCAAGGCTATCCGCAATCTGATCGCCCGTGCCCGGGAAGAGTACGACATCGTCCTGCTCGACACCGGCCCGTGCCTGGGCTCACTCGAAGCGTCGATGTGTGCCGCCGAGGCCGACGCCACCGTGCTCATCGTGTCGCGTGGCGACTCCAAGTCGATGGCCACCAAGGCCCGCGACCACCTGATCTCGGTCGGCGCCAACGTCGTGGGCTGCGTGTTCAACCACGCCCTCGAGGCCGACATGAACAGCGCGTCCTTCGCGTCGATCGTCAGCCAGGAACGCCGCACCGACCCCGCCCAGAGCCTGCTCTCGGCCGACCCCGCCATCGCGGCCCGCTTCGGCCCGCTCGGCTCGGCGGTCGCCGCCTTCGGCACGCCCAGCAAGTCGCCCAACGGCAAGCCCCGCCGCCAATCCGTCGCCAACGGAAGCAGCAACGGGCATTGA
- a CDS encoding lysylphosphatidylglycerol synthase transmembrane domain-containing protein, translated as MSEDTQPIQEAAEEASAPKAKPLKKWLKVGLKFIVTSVLVGWIVTQVEWDGFVENLDRYTWGAIAVVVLLWWAMLFPSVWKWQMLLRVHGLKYRFWLLHKWYVIAAFFNQFLPSMIGGDGYRIYQTLGNGKHRACAVLPVFVERATGLSALLIMGTIGAGLDYAASGNELSFWSLIAGVCWAAGMAVAGVCWFAGWFGKVAEMKYCPSPVRSLVLYADDYNRQFWTVIWAMLLSFWFHAMRIMIFWLLVRGLGYDVTFSQIAVVAAATMVIGMLPISLGGWGLVDGAFIVLMEMYDVPKEAGLTAQLMSRVTVAWVAIWGGVWLAVDRGQPERGAVVEPSAEGDDAETPSVASPATTR; from the coding sequence ATGAGCGAAGACACCCAACCCATCCAGGAAGCCGCTGAGGAAGCCTCGGCCCCCAAGGCGAAACCGCTGAAGAAGTGGTTGAAGGTGGGGTTGAAGTTCATTGTCACCTCGGTGCTGGTGGGCTGGATCGTCACGCAGGTGGAGTGGGACGGGTTCGTCGAGAACCTGGACCGATACACCTGGGGGGCGATCGCTGTCGTGGTGCTGTTGTGGTGGGCGATGCTGTTTCCCAGCGTGTGGAAGTGGCAGATGTTGCTCCGGGTCCACGGCCTGAAGTACCGCTTCTGGCTGCTGCACAAGTGGTACGTGATCGCGGCGTTCTTCAATCAGTTCCTGCCGTCGATGATCGGCGGCGACGGCTACCGCATCTACCAAACGCTGGGCAACGGCAAGCACCGTGCGTGCGCGGTGTTGCCGGTGTTCGTCGAGCGGGCGACCGGGCTTTCGGCGTTGCTCATCATGGGCACGATCGGCGCGGGCCTGGACTACGCGGCCAGCGGTAACGAGCTTTCGTTCTGGAGCCTGATCGCCGGCGTGTGTTGGGCCGCGGGCATGGCGGTCGCCGGCGTCTGCTGGTTCGCGGGCTGGTTCGGCAAGGTCGCCGAGATGAAATACTGCCCGAGCCCGGTGCGGAGCCTGGTGCTTTACGCCGACGACTACAACCGCCAGTTCTGGACCGTGATCTGGGCGATGTTGCTGTCGTTCTGGTTCCACGCCATGCGGATCATGATCTTCTGGCTGCTGGTGCGGGGCTTGGGTTATGACGTGACGTTCAGCCAGATCGCGGTGGTCGCGGCGGCGACGATGGTGATCGGGATGCTGCCGATCAGCCTCGGCGGCTGGGGGCTGGTCGACGGGGCGTTCATCGTGCTCATGGAGATGTACGACGTGCCGAAGGAAGCGGGTCTGACCGCGCAGCTCATGTCGCGGGTCACCGTGGCGTGGGTCGCGATCTGGGGCGGCGTCTGGCTGGCGGTGGATCGTGGCCAGCCCGAACGCGGCGCGGTGGTCGAACCGTCGGCGGAGGGAGACGACGCCGAGACGCCTTCGGTGGCGAGTCCCGCGACCACTCGATAA
- a CDS encoding ArnT family glycosyltransferase — protein sequence MASDVPPSKQQTEQTASAEMLDPSRGLPGWVAPVAMLLLVVVGALLRFVNLGELTFQVDEGYQLLGVKGILEHGVPKLESGHAYTRAPLFLYLEAACAQILGLTPFSMRLPAAVFGVLCIPIAFWFGRTLVNPAMSWALAVLITFSQWHVELSRYARFYTLLVGVFMLAMIAFYHGYMLRKHWPKVAFWVLALVAITIHDTAVSIGLVFLVLLPYRDQTWTRRALLVVQSGVLGAWWVFYRKALGAWTKSLSDASLNIVHTTNTEAQDAAAEASKKPLSFLPDVKLPSMENTVEAWQLSPLYVAVPIGIAAVGFLVMLLSARKLPKPDAIGQLLVGAAMLLFAGIHQGAIVVMLAVTAAAWWVRTRRDLWSPLGLAMLGSAAMLAVHAAVNVKFLSYGYARGVVWLFRYPDWSRYSLEHLWRGWYGVFGLLPVLALLPVGLLLLARQSRDEEGRPAGPWLIIGLLLLGLCLGGLAEGQFNETRYFFHLSPMIYAAYAAVFVGFGLWIAGLWKLKSWGRVIAVALPIAVGVGAVEDFRPNTAWGVTQRDYTDVRNHVRGVFNWRAFADFHEDVESVSVYVRDNMGPNDKVLSVGPPHRGTLVHHFIGQIDYIVARPMVFTLKLEDEEGRWYEPNNGAQIVATPERLLEVIAEVNAQGGKLWVVSNDRMTTELANLVDLDYAEVLELITPRDAHAVRGRDESSFAAVAVLPVIEKTGEDEAVLADDALEDTEAPAEPVEEAPSPSPQPAP from the coding sequence ATGGCCAGCGACGTACCACCGAGTAAACAGCAGACCGAGCAAACAGCTTCGGCCGAGATGTTGGACCCATCGCGTGGCCTGCCCGGTTGGGTCGCGCCTGTGGCGATGCTGTTGCTGGTTGTGGTGGGGGCGCTGCTGCGCTTTGTGAACCTCGGCGAACTCACGTTCCAGGTCGACGAGGGCTACCAACTGCTCGGGGTGAAAGGCATCCTCGAGCACGGCGTACCCAAGCTCGAGTCCGGCCACGCCTACACGCGTGCGCCGCTGTTTCTCTACCTCGAAGCGGCGTGTGCGCAGATCCTGGGATTGACCCCGTTTTCGATGCGGTTGCCCGCCGCGGTGTTTGGGGTGTTGTGCATCCCGATCGCTTTTTGGTTTGGCCGAACGCTGGTGAACCCGGCGATGAGCTGGGCGCTGGCGGTGCTCATCACGTTCTCGCAGTGGCACGTTGAGTTGTCACGCTACGCCCGTTTCTACACGCTGCTGGTCGGCGTGTTCATGTTGGCGATGATCGCGTTTTATCACGGCTACATGCTGCGGAAGCACTGGCCGAAGGTGGCGTTCTGGGTGCTGGCGCTCGTCGCGATCACCATCCACGACACCGCGGTTTCGATCGGGCTGGTGTTCCTGGTGTTGCTGCCGTACCGCGATCAGACGTGGACGCGTCGGGCGTTGCTGGTGGTGCAGTCGGGCGTACTCGGGGCGTGGTGGGTGTTCTATCGCAAGGCGCTGGGGGCGTGGACCAAGTCGTTGTCGGACGCGAGTCTGAATATCGTGCACACGACCAACACCGAGGCGCAGGACGCCGCGGCGGAGGCGAGCAAGAAGCCGCTGAGTTTCCTGCCGGACGTGAAGCTGCCCTCGATGGAGAACACGGTTGAGGCCTGGCAGTTGAGTCCGTTGTATGTCGCGGTGCCGATCGGTATCGCGGCGGTGGGTTTCCTGGTGATGTTGCTGTCGGCCCGCAAGCTGCCCAAGCCCGATGCGATCGGGCAGTTGCTCGTGGGCGCGGCGATGCTGCTGTTTGCGGGCATCCACCAGGGCGCGATCGTCGTCATGCTTGCGGTAACCGCAGCGGCGTGGTGGGTGCGGACACGACGCGACCTCTGGTCGCCGCTCGGCCTGGCGATGCTCGGCTCGGCGGCGATGCTCGCGGTGCACGCCGCGGTGAACGTGAAGTTTCTTTCCTATGGCTACGCACGCGGCGTGGTTTGGCTGTTCCGTTATCCCGATTGGAGCCGGTACTCGCTGGAGCACCTCTGGCGGGGTTGGTACGGGGTGTTTGGCTTGCTGCCGGTTTTGGCGTTATTGCCCGTGGGTTTGTTGTTACTGGCCAGGCAGTCACGCGACGAAGAAGGACGGCCGGCTGGGCCGTGGCTGATCATCGGCCTGCTGCTGCTGGGCCTGTGCCTGGGCGGCTTGGCGGAGGGGCAGTTCAACGAGACGCGTTACTTCTTCCACCTCTCGCCGATGATCTACGCGGCCTATGCGGCGGTGTTTGTCGGCTTCGGCTTGTGGATTGCGGGGCTGTGGAAGCTCAAGAGCTGGGGCCGAGTGATCGCGGTGGCGCTTCCGATAGCGGTTGGGGTGGGCGCGGTTGAAGACTTCCGGCCCAACACGGCCTGGGGCGTGACCCAACGCGACTACACCGATGTCCGCAACCACGTGCGCGGCGTGTTCAACTGGCGCGCCTTTGCCGACTTCCACGAAGACGTCGAGAGCGTCAGCGTGTACGTCCGCGACAACATGGGGCCCAACGACAAGGTGCTCAGCGTTGGCCCGCCGCACCGCGGGACGCTGGTGCATCACTTCATCGGGCAGATCGATTACATCGTGGCCCGGCCGATGGTGTTCACGCTCAAGCTCGAGGACGAAGAGGGCCGCTGGTACGAGCCGAACAACGGCGCCCAGATCGTGGCGACGCCTGAGCGATTGCTCGAGGTGATTGCCGAGGTGAACGCTCAGGGCGGCAAGCTCTGGGTCGTGAGCAACGACCGGATGACGACGGAGCTGGCGAATCTGGTGGACCTGGACTACGCCGAGGTGCTGGAGTTGATCACGCCGCGGGATGCGCACGCGGTGCGTGGCCGAGACGAGAGTTCGTTCGCCGCGGTGGCGGTGTTGCCCGTGATTGAAAAAACGGGTGAGGATGAAGCCGTCTTGGCCGATGATGCCTTGGAAGACACCGAAGCGCCCGCCGAGCCGGTGGAAGAGGCTCCGAGTCCTTCGCCGCAGCCCGCCCCGTAA
- a CDS encoding WecB/TagA/CpsF family glycosyltransferase yields the protein MTQSDSQTDSPSPASSEPPPRPAGIDLRGVWFDRVTQAQAVDHIMVHLDAGQGGWVITSNLDHLLRSGRDPEFRAMLDECDLVVADGAPLVWASKIQGTPLPERVAGSEMVWSIAEAAANRDKSVFLLGGDPGTADASGEVLVRKYPNLRIAGTFCPPMGFEKDPEQMEAMTRALRESGADLVYVALGSPKQERLIREIREVLPGAWWLGVGISLSFIAGEVKQAPVLIRKFGMEWMHRMLQEPKRLARRYLIDGIPFAFVLISSSVLRRVVKNRAELETPAGRRSA from the coding sequence ATGACGCAATCCGATTCTCAGACCGATTCTCCGTCCCCCGCCAGTTCCGAGCCCCCGCCGCGTCCTGCGGGTATCGACCTGCGTGGCGTGTGGTTCGACCGGGTGACCCAAGCCCAGGCGGTGGACCACATCATGGTCCACCTCGATGCGGGGCAGGGCGGTTGGGTGATTACCTCGAACCTGGACCACCTGCTCCGGTCCGGCCGGGACCCCGAGTTCCGGGCGATGCTGGATGAGTGTGACCTGGTGGTGGCGGACGGGGCCCCGCTGGTCTGGGCGAGCAAGATCCAGGGGACACCCCTGCCCGAGCGTGTGGCGGGCTCGGAGATGGTTTGGTCCATTGCTGAAGCCGCAGCCAATCGGGATAAAAGTGTCTTTTTGTTGGGCGGCGACCCCGGCACCGCAGACGCGTCGGGTGAGGTTTTGGTTAGGAAATACCCTAATCTTCGGATCGCCGGGACGTTCTGTCCGCCGATGGGTTTTGAAAAAGACCCCGAGCAGATGGAAGCGATGACCCGGGCGTTGCGTGAATCGGGGGCCGACCTGGTGTATGTGGCCCTGGGTTCGCCGAAGCAGGAGCGTTTAATCCGTGAAATCCGCGAGGTTTTGCCCGGCGCGTGGTGGCTGGGGGTCGGGATCAGCCTCAGTTTTATCGCTGGCGAGGTGAAGCAGGCTCCGGTCCTGATACGGAAATTCGGCATGGAATGGATGCACCGGATGCTCCAGGAACCCAAGCGATTGGCCCGGCGATACCTGATTGATGGTATCCCGTTTGCATTTGTTCTGATATCCTCAAGTGTCCTGCGACGCGTGGTCAAAAACCGTGCGGAGCTGGAAACACCCGCGGGCAGGAGGTCCGCATGA